In Nonomuraea sp. NBC_00507, the following are encoded in one genomic region:
- a CDS encoding TetR/AcrR family transcriptional regulator has product MRRSAGETKAAILAAARERFAADGYEKATIRAVAADAGIDPAMVMRYFGTKDKLFAGAAEFDLRLPDLSKVPRERLGEMVIRHFLERWHADDVLQVLLRTGVTNETAAGRMREVFGTQLAPVIAVFAGDQAATRAALVASQVLGMALCRYILKFPPAADMADEEVIEWLAPTLQHYLTRD; this is encoded by the coding sequence ATGAGGAGATCGGCAGGAGAGACCAAGGCGGCCATCCTGGCCGCCGCCCGCGAGCGCTTCGCCGCCGACGGCTACGAGAAGGCGACGATCAGGGCGGTCGCCGCCGACGCGGGCATTGACCCGGCGATGGTGATGCGCTACTTCGGCACGAAGGACAAGCTGTTCGCCGGCGCCGCCGAGTTCGACCTACGCCTGCCCGACCTGAGCAAGGTGCCGCGCGAGCGCCTGGGCGAGATGGTGATCCGGCATTTCCTGGAGCGGTGGCACGCCGATGACGTGCTTCAGGTCCTGCTGCGTACGGGGGTGACGAACGAGACCGCGGCCGGGCGCATGCGCGAGGTCTTCGGCACCCAGCTCGCGCCGGTGATCGCAGTTTTCGCAGGGGACCAGGCGGCGACCAGGGCGGCGCTCGTGGCCTCCCAGGTGCTGGGGATGGCGCTCTGCCGCTACATTCTGAAATTTCCTCCCGCGGCCGACATGGCGGACGAGGAGGTGATCGAGTGGCTCGCGCCGACTCTCCAGCACTACCTGACCCGCGACTGA
- a CDS encoding STAS domain-containing protein — translation MTVIDTVPFHGATASASTLVHLAGDIDIFTTAQLRQRLLNALSHSSSLLILDLSQVTFCSAGGLGVLLGAQGRAQARGITLALTGMPPFMAQLLRVTGLDRRFPIVA, via the coding sequence TTGACCGTCATCGACACCGTCCCGTTCCACGGGGCGACCGCCTCCGCCTCTACCCTCGTGCACCTGGCCGGGGACATCGACATCTTCACTACAGCGCAGCTGCGCCAGCGACTGCTGAACGCCCTCAGCCACAGCTCCAGCCTGCTCATCCTGGACCTGTCCCAGGTCACCTTCTGCAGTGCCGGCGGGCTGGGTGTGCTGCTCGGCGCGCAAGGCCGGGCCCAGGCACGGGGCATCACGCTGGCCTTGACCGGCATGCCCCCGTTCATGGCCCAGCTGCTGCGCGTCACCGGTCTGGATCGGCGCTTCCCGATCGTGGCGTGA
- a CDS encoding MBL fold metallo-hydrolase: protein MGAHTSLIDFTAATPRPRALDVRWIHGSPSAKHNTDPDIQVHAYDEHTFILRQNMAIDYEAPFLFLLFGNARAVLIDTGATESAEFFPLRRVVDELIESWLARHPRHGYHLLVLHTHPHGDHIAGDGQFTDRPDTTVVGADLATAWAYFEFADHPAAVAQVDLGGRVLECLATPGHHEAAVTFYDPWTGFLLTGDTVYPGRLYIQDWQAFTRTIDRLIDFCDHRTVTHVLGCHIEMTRQPGVDYPIRTVYQPDEPPLQMTTGHLREIRAALKEIGDQPSRRAFPLFVLCPSA from the coding sequence TTGGGTGCCCACACCTCCCTGATCGACTTCACCGCAGCGACTCCCCGGCCTCGCGCGTTGGATGTCCGGTGGATCCACGGCTCGCCGTCGGCCAAGCACAACACCGACCCGGACATCCAGGTCCACGCCTACGACGAGCACACGTTCATCCTCCGGCAGAACATGGCGATCGACTACGAGGCGCCGTTCCTGTTCCTGCTCTTCGGCAACGCCCGGGCGGTGCTGATCGACACCGGAGCCACAGAATCCGCCGAGTTCTTCCCCCTTCGCCGGGTGGTCGACGAGCTCATTGAGTCCTGGCTCGCCCGTCACCCCCGGCACGGGTACCACCTGCTGGTGCTCCACACCCATCCGCACGGTGACCACATCGCGGGCGACGGCCAGTTCACCGATCGTCCCGACACCACGGTGGTCGGCGCGGATCTGGCCACTGCCTGGGCGTACTTCGAATTCGCCGACCACCCCGCTGCCGTGGCGCAGGTCGACCTGGGAGGCCGGGTGCTGGAGTGTCTGGCCACACCGGGCCACCACGAAGCGGCGGTCACGTTCTACGACCCGTGGACCGGGTTCCTCCTCACCGGCGACACGGTCTACCCCGGCCGGCTCTACATACAGGACTGGCAGGCATTCACCCGGACGATCGATCGCTTGATCGACTTCTGCGACCATCGGACGGTCACCCACGTGCTCGGCTGCCACATCGAGATGACCCGCCAACCGGGCGTGGACTATCCGATCCGCACCGTCTACCAGCCCGACGAGCCCCCACTGCAGATGACCACCGGCCACCTGCGCGAGATCCGCGCAGCGCTGAAGGAGATCGGGGACCAACCCAGCCGCCGCGCCTTCCCGCTCTTCGTCCTGTGCCCCAGCGCATGA
- a CDS encoding LysR family transcriptional regulator → MELRQLRYFVTLAEELHFGRAAAREHIVQSALSQQIQRLERELGVRLLDRSTHHVALTPAGAAFLIEARQILDHVGRAGQAARNAVASAPTLRVGIIDAGYDTMPQILREFQHAHPGITIHQVEAGTPEQYRQLADGRLDIAIGPAGQTPAAVKSKLIRLDPLGVLVPDDHDFADMTDGVRVAALADEPLLLGEESQTPELNQFVLELCRSAGFAPTIYEGTVESTRAAADLVLQRRCVHCVPSSFRTSTRPGTTWRPLIEPATHYPWSLLWYDANPSPHIATVIDSARQLAERLGWLEPAVPPTGPTPGGGAPSVISHSDEPV, encoded by the coding sequence ATGGAGCTACGTCAGCTGCGCTATTTCGTGACGCTGGCCGAAGAGCTGCATTTCGGCCGGGCCGCGGCCCGCGAGCACATCGTGCAGTCAGCGCTGAGCCAGCAGATCCAGCGGCTGGAACGCGAGTTGGGCGTGCGACTGCTGGATCGCAGCACCCACCACGTCGCTCTGACCCCGGCGGGCGCCGCTTTCCTCATCGAGGCGCGCCAGATCCTCGACCACGTGGGCCGCGCCGGGCAAGCCGCACGCAACGCCGTCGCGTCAGCGCCCACGCTCCGTGTCGGTATCATCGACGCCGGCTACGACACCATGCCGCAGATCCTGCGCGAATTCCAACACGCCCATCCCGGCATCACGATCCACCAGGTCGAAGCAGGCACCCCCGAGCAGTACCGGCAACTGGCCGACGGCCGCCTGGACATCGCCATCGGACCTGCTGGCCAGACCCCGGCCGCAGTGAAGTCCAAGCTGATCAGGCTCGATCCGCTCGGCGTGCTGGTGCCCGACGACCACGACTTCGCCGACATGACGGACGGCGTACGCGTCGCCGCTCTCGCTGACGAACCCCTGCTGCTCGGCGAGGAATCCCAGACGCCGGAGCTCAACCAGTTCGTCCTCGAGCTGTGCCGTTCGGCCGGGTTCGCGCCCACCATCTACGAGGGAACCGTTGAGAGCACCCGCGCCGCGGCTGACCTCGTACTCCAGCGCCGGTGCGTGCACTGCGTCCCCTCCTCCTTTCGCACCTCCACCCGGCCGGGCACCACCTGGCGGCCCCTGATCGAACCTGCCACGCACTACCCCTGGTCACTGTTGTGGTACGACGCCAACCCCTCTCCCCACATCGCCACCGTCATCGACAGCGCACGCCAACTCGCCGAGCGGCTCGGCTGGCTGGAACCCGCCGTCCCGCCCACCGGACCAACGCCCGGCGGAGGGGCTCCGAGCGTCATCAGCCACAGCGATGAGCCTGTCTGA
- a CDS encoding SDR family oxidoreductase: protein MSKTVLVTGASTGIGRATALLLAREGFTVYAGVRKEADGQALGPTVTPITLDVTDPGQIAEAVRTIGRLDALVNNAGIGVTGPLEFVSLDALRLQYEVNVFGQMAVTQAMLPKLRASKGRVVTVGSVGSWITLPFGGPLCSSKHAIRSLNDALRMEVKPWGIRAVLIEPGSIHTAAVDKLEGEVEPRLAAIGEEGRRLYGAAYQTMVTSGLKEERSGSSPDVVARAVLHALTARKPRSRYPVGKKSRLMSTLGRILPQYTLDALRLRALGLS from the coding sequence ATGTCGAAGACAGTGCTGGTCACCGGTGCTTCCACCGGAATCGGGCGGGCCACCGCCCTCCTGCTGGCCCGCGAGGGCTTCACCGTCTACGCCGGAGTCCGCAAGGAGGCCGACGGCCAGGCGCTCGGCCCGACCGTCACCCCGATCACGCTGGACGTCACCGACCCCGGCCAGATCGCGGAGGCGGTCAGGACGATCGGTCGCCTGGACGCCCTGGTCAACAACGCCGGCATCGGCGTCACCGGCCCCCTGGAGTTCGTCTCCCTGGACGCGCTGCGCCTGCAGTACGAGGTCAACGTGTTCGGCCAGATGGCCGTCACCCAGGCCATGCTGCCGAAGCTGCGCGCCTCGAAAGGCCGCGTCGTCACCGTCGGCTCGGTCGGCAGCTGGATCACCCTGCCCTTCGGCGGCCCGCTGTGCTCCTCCAAACACGCCATCCGCTCCCTCAACGACGCGCTGCGCATGGAGGTCAAGCCCTGGGGCATCCGCGCGGTCCTCATCGAACCCGGCTCCATCCACACCGCCGCCGTCGACAAGCTCGAAGGCGAAGTCGAACCCCGCCTGGCCGCCATCGGCGAGGAAGGCAGACGCCTGTACGGCGCCGCCTACCAGACCATGGTCACCAGCGGCCTGAAGGAAGAGCGCTCCGGCTCCAGCCCCGACGTGGTCGCCCGCGCCGTCCTGCACGCCCTGACCGCCCGCAAGCCGCGCTCGCGCTACCCGGTCGGCAAGAAATCACGGCTGATGAGCACGCTCGGCCGCATCCTCCCCCAATACACCCTCGACGCCCTGCGGCTGCGCGCACTGGGCCTGTCCTGA
- a CDS encoding VOC family protein, which translates to MPKIPDDWPGSGQSSKNRLHIDLRPEHQSAEVARLEGLGATRVEVGQGNNQTWVVMADPEGNEFCVQDAHPPQVRAQWLQRYEAYQPVHTST; encoded by the coding sequence ATTCCCAAGATCCCGGACGACTGGCCAGGTTCTGGGCAGTCGAGCAAGAATCGCCTGCATATCGACCTGCGACCCGAGCACCAGTCCGCAGAGGTTGCCCGCCTGGAAGGGCTGGGAGCTACCCGCGTCGAGGTTGGCCAAGGCAACAACCAGACCTGGGTAGTGATGGCCGATCCGGAAGGCAACGAGTTCTGCGTACAAGATGCCCATCCGCCGCAGGTCCGAGCACAGTGGCTACAGCGATACGAGGCCTACCAGCCGGTTCACACCTCAACATGA
- a CDS encoding glycoside hydrolase family 130 protein, whose product MTTRDLATRLGPTLSPDPRRVIIKLFVPGEDAALTRSRAAALIDRVLLLDHDQTTEMLQRTLRRFGGRHHDLEATFAHHHDLIRHRVPRDVDLSLPARLLVGAYFSHEYAVEAAAVCNPSMIPHPDQSGLSTGQLRVAISLRQIGEGHLSSIGFTTAVLGPGSDLGIADRSGTLSVGRRHRTHHRRDLLAAGLADDAWDNEVTASMLRSLPERFEDDDFEHAIAQLPTDLLTRTSTQSTLEEMRRATRLDYAVAFPAELPLHRRVLWPATAAECNGMEDARFVRIIDEDGRPSYRATYTAYDGQHIRSHLIASDDLRHFEITPMRGPAAVNKGMALFPRLVGGRRLALCRSDGETTGLTALDRHNRWQRPVPLHTPRRDWELIQVGNCGSPIETRFGWLVLTHGVGPMRDYAIGALLLDSHQPQRVIAELPGPLLTADGSEREGYVPNVVYSCGGLLHDDAVWLPYGASDTRIGFAHVPLDTLIKEMRPPQ is encoded by the coding sequence ATGACCACCAGGGATCTGGCCACACGGCTCGGCCCGACGCTGTCTCCCGACCCGCGAAGAGTGATCATCAAGCTCTTCGTGCCCGGCGAGGACGCCGCGCTCACCCGTAGCCGGGCCGCCGCGCTGATCGACCGCGTCCTCCTCCTCGATCATGACCAGACGACCGAGATGCTCCAGCGGACGCTGCGGCGATTCGGCGGGCGGCACCACGACCTTGAAGCGACCTTCGCCCATCACCACGACCTGATCCGCCATCGCGTCCCGCGCGACGTCGACCTGTCCCTGCCGGCCCGCCTCCTCGTGGGCGCCTACTTCAGTCACGAGTACGCCGTGGAGGCCGCCGCGGTGTGCAACCCGTCGATGATCCCCCATCCCGACCAGTCCGGCCTGAGCACCGGACAGCTCCGCGTGGCGATCAGCCTGCGGCAGATCGGCGAGGGCCATCTGTCCTCCATCGGCTTCACCACGGCAGTGCTCGGGCCCGGCTCCGACCTCGGCATCGCCGACCGCTCCGGGACACTCTCCGTCGGACGCCGGCACCGGACCCATCATCGGCGCGACCTGCTCGCCGCCGGACTCGCCGACGACGCCTGGGACAACGAGGTGACGGCCAGCATGCTGCGATCCCTGCCGGAACGTTTCGAGGACGACGACTTCGAACACGCGATCGCCCAGCTCCCCACTGACCTGCTCACTCGCACCAGCACGCAGTCGACCCTCGAAGAGATGCGCCGCGCGACGCGCTTGGACTACGCCGTGGCATTCCCCGCCGAGCTCCCACTTCACCGGCGAGTCCTCTGGCCGGCGACCGCAGCCGAGTGCAACGGCATGGAGGACGCACGATTCGTACGGATCATCGACGAAGACGGCAGGCCGTCGTACCGCGCCACTTACACCGCCTACGACGGGCAGCACATCCGTTCTCACCTGATCGCCAGCGACGACCTGCGCCATTTCGAGATCACTCCCATGCGCGGCCCCGCCGCCGTGAACAAGGGCATGGCGTTGTTTCCCCGGCTGGTCGGCGGACGCAGGCTGGCGCTGTGCCGTTCCGACGGCGAGACCACCGGACTCACCGCCCTTGACCGGCACAACAGGTGGCAACGGCCGGTACCCCTGCACACCCCGCGCCGGGACTGGGAACTCATCCAAGTGGGCAACTGCGGATCCCCCATCGAGACCAGATTCGGCTGGCTCGTCCTGACCCACGGCGTCGGCCCCATGCGCGACTACGCCATCGGCGCCCTGCTGCTCGACTCGCACCAGCCACAACGCGTCATCGCCGAACTCCCCGGCCCACTGCTCACCGCCGACGGCTCCGAACGTGAAGGCTACGTGCCCAACGTGGTGTACTCCTGCGGCGGCCTCCTCCACGATGACGCCGTGTGGCTGCCCTACGGGGCGAGCGACACCCGCATCGGATTCGCCCATGTGCCGCTCGACACCCTCATCAAGGAGATGCGTCCACCACAGTGA
- a CDS encoding glycosyltransferase, whose protein sequence is MSTVTPGFRHLVRMSDDTGLFEHARHATVLRHHGYCTDDVARGLVVASREPHPAHRLTRLSECYLAFLTHAQDRSGAFRNRLAFDRRWSDRPDVGDWWGRAMWGLGTAAARTSAPWIRKEALRAFTLGAEQRSPHPRAMAFAGLGAAEVLRATPDSSVAATMLMNAVETIGAPSENPSWPWPQPHLTYANAALAEVIISAGDLSDDRQLLSVGLRMLTWLCDIQTKNGRLSVVPAAGWRQGAPRSRYDQQPIEVAALADACATAGLATGDPSWQEKVRGAVEWFQGANDAGVPMWDPATGGGYDGLTEQGPNLNQGAESTIALISTMQHARRLA, encoded by the coding sequence GTGAGCACCGTCACTCCCGGATTCAGGCACCTGGTCCGGATGAGCGACGACACCGGCCTGTTCGAGCATGCCCGGCACGCCACCGTCTTGCGCCATCACGGTTACTGCACCGACGACGTCGCCCGCGGCCTCGTCGTCGCCAGCCGGGAGCCGCACCCGGCGCACCGCCTGACCCGGCTGAGCGAGTGCTATCTGGCTTTCCTCACGCACGCTCAGGATCGTTCCGGCGCGTTCCGCAACAGGCTCGCCTTCGACCGGCGCTGGAGTGACCGGCCAGACGTCGGCGATTGGTGGGGCCGGGCGATGTGGGGCCTGGGCACCGCGGCGGCCCGCACCTCCGCTCCGTGGATACGGAAGGAGGCTCTGCGCGCCTTCACCCTCGGGGCCGAACAGCGCTCCCCACATCCGCGCGCCATGGCCTTCGCCGGGCTCGGCGCGGCGGAGGTCCTACGCGCCACCCCGGACAGCAGCGTGGCCGCAACCATGCTGATGAACGCCGTGGAGACGATCGGTGCTCCCTCTGAGAACCCCTCCTGGCCGTGGCCACAGCCGCATCTGACGTACGCCAACGCCGCTCTCGCCGAGGTGATCATCTCCGCCGGAGACCTGAGCGATGACCGGCAGCTACTCAGCGTCGGCCTGCGCATGCTCACGTGGCTGTGTGACATTCAGACGAAGAACGGCCGGCTCTCGGTCGTGCCCGCCGCCGGCTGGCGGCAGGGCGCGCCGCGGTCTCGCTACGACCAGCAGCCGATCGAGGTGGCCGCGCTCGCCGACGCCTGCGCCACCGCCGGGCTCGCGACCGGTGACCCTTCATGGCAGGAGAAGGTACGGGGGGCAGTGGAGTGGTTCCAGGGTGCCAACGACGCCGGCGTTCCGATGTGGGACCCGGCGACCGGCGGAGGCTACGACGGCCTGACCGAGCAAGGCCCGAACCTCAACCAGGGCGCGGAGTCGACCATCGCGCTGATCTCCACCATGCAACACGCCAGGCGGCTCGCATGA
- a CDS encoding DUF5994 family protein produces the protein MTPILLSQRTPLSSASSAIPQVDSALRLSLHPVLDRRAVVNGAWWPYSRDARAELPGLIAAVDQLLGRVTLRIGVHRDAWQRVPRRIPARGRQVPVGWFHHADPRVIILFFAAVEPVVLLIIPPGTAAGPAEATLKLTAQDTTGWTVDAIFTLAHLPPDPAVRATPAGSSARWENEAGSVTEQEAQSTVRRLSAPA, from the coding sequence ATGACGCCGATACTTCTTTCTCAACGCACACCGCTCAGCTCTGCCTCATCCGCGATCCCTCAGGTCGATTCCGCGCTACGCCTCAGTCTCCACCCGGTGCTGGATCGGCGAGCCGTGGTGAACGGGGCCTGGTGGCCCTACTCCCGCGACGCGAGGGCCGAACTGCCTGGCCTCATCGCCGCCGTGGACCAGCTGCTTGGCCGGGTCACGCTCCGCATCGGTGTGCACCGGGACGCGTGGCAGCGCGTCCCGCGCCGGATCCCGGCACGCGGGCGGCAGGTCCCGGTCGGCTGGTTCCACCACGCCGATCCGCGTGTGATCATTCTATTCTTCGCCGCCGTCGAGCCGGTCGTCCTGCTGATCATCCCGCCGGGTACCGCCGCCGGCCCTGCCGAGGCCACGCTCAAGCTCACCGCCCAGGACACCACCGGCTGGACTGTCGACGCCATTTTCACCCTCGCGCACCTGCCGCCCGACCCCGCTGTCCGCGCGACGCCCGCCGGCAGTTCGGCCCGCTGGGAGAACGAGGCCGGATCGGTCACCGAGCAGGAGGCGCAGTCCACCGTCAGACGGCTGTCAGCGCCGGCGTGA
- a CDS encoding oxidoreductase, whose translation MTTQTNTAASAGTWDLGNLTVNRIGFGAMRLTGSVAFGPGIPGDRDRSIGVLRRAIELGVNHIDTAAFYFSPHLSANELINRALAPYPDDLVIATKVWPARDPSGEWWWATPEQLRGQVEENLRQLGRDHLDVVNLRIPPSRKTGSITDHFGALAELRDAGLIRHLGISNVTPEQLAEAQAIAPVVCVQNSFGIGASAGEQELLRSCGEQGIAYVPFFAIAGAGREAGATATEHQDVLAIAHAHGATPAQIRLAWTLQRGPHVLVIPGTGNPHHLAENVTAGMLRLSDDEMAHLQSFG comes from the coding sequence ATGACCACACAGACGAACACCGCCGCGTCGGCGGGCACCTGGGACCTCGGCAACCTGACCGTCAACCGGATCGGGTTCGGAGCGATGCGTCTGACGGGCAGCGTCGCCTTCGGCCCCGGTATCCCGGGCGACCGCGATCGTTCGATCGGCGTGCTGCGGCGCGCGATCGAGCTTGGGGTCAACCACATCGACACCGCCGCGTTCTACTTCTCGCCGCACCTGTCGGCCAATGAGCTGATCAACCGGGCCTTGGCCCCCTATCCGGACGACCTCGTCATCGCCACGAAAGTGTGGCCAGCGCGTGATCCGTCGGGTGAATGGTGGTGGGCCACGCCAGAGCAGTTGCGCGGTCAGGTCGAGGAGAACCTGCGCCAGCTGGGGCGTGACCATCTCGACGTGGTGAACCTGCGCATCCCCCCAAGCCGGAAGACCGGCTCGATCACTGACCATTTCGGCGCGCTGGCCGAGCTTCGCGACGCTGGGCTCATTCGCCACCTGGGGATATCCAATGTCACACCAGAGCAGCTGGCTGAGGCCCAGGCCATCGCGCCGGTGGTGTGCGTGCAGAACTCCTTCGGCATCGGCGCGTCGGCCGGCGAGCAGGAGCTCCTACGCAGCTGCGGCGAGCAGGGTATCGCTTACGTGCCGTTCTTCGCGATCGCAGGCGCCGGGCGCGAGGCAGGGGCGACCGCCACGGAGCACCAGGACGTGCTCGCCATCGCCCATGCGCACGGCGCGACGCCCGCGCAGATCCGGCTGGCCTGGACGCTGCAGCGAGGGCCGCATGTGCTGGTCATCCCGGGCACCGGGAATCCGCATCACCTCGCCGAGAACGTGACTGCCGGAATGCTGCGGCTGTCCGACGACGAGATGGCCCATCTCCAGTCCTTCGGCTGA
- a CDS encoding glycosyltransferase, which translates to MALTYGFLSTHPPTQCGLATFNSALAAHLTRGGVFGGIVRVTAEGDDERPQPWVVHTWTANTPGGWRTAAAALEDFDVAIVQHEYGIYPGADGRDVLPLLRCLIVPSIVVLHTVLARPTPQQKALLEEIGAAAGAIVTMTGTARDRLTAGYRVDAGKVFVIPHGAAEHLRGPARRRPRPHLLTWGLLGPGKGIEWALRALALLRGLDPSPTYTIAGKTHPKVLEHQGEAYRNRLYELAARIGVSKAVRHDPVYRDQDSLSRLIRSADVVVLPYDSAEQVTSGVLIEAVAAGVPVVATSFPHAVELLTCGPGLLVPHGDPAALASAVRRVLTQPGLADDLTGRTRALIPTLLWPAVAARYDGLARSLLAQRPAATAAVLP; encoded by the coding sequence GTGGCCCTCACATACGGCTTTCTCAGCACGCACCCGCCCACCCAATGCGGGCTCGCGACCTTCAATTCCGCCCTCGCCGCCCATCTCACCAGGGGCGGTGTGTTCGGCGGGATCGTCCGTGTCACCGCGGAAGGCGACGACGAACGGCCTCAGCCGTGGGTCGTGCACACCTGGACTGCGAACACTCCCGGCGGGTGGAGGACCGCGGCCGCCGCTCTCGAGGACTTCGACGTAGCCATCGTGCAGCACGAGTACGGCATCTACCCCGGCGCGGACGGCCGGGACGTCCTGCCGCTGCTGCGTTGCCTCATCGTGCCGAGCATCGTGGTCCTGCACACCGTCCTGGCCAGGCCCACTCCTCAGCAGAAAGCCCTGCTCGAGGAGATCGGGGCCGCCGCCGGCGCGATCGTCACCATGACCGGCACCGCTCGTGACCGATTGACGGCCGGCTACCGGGTGGACGCCGGCAAGGTGTTCGTCATCCCGCACGGTGCCGCCGAGCATCTGCGGGGCCCAGCTCGGCGCCGCCCTCGTCCGCATCTGCTCACCTGGGGCCTGCTCGGGCCCGGTAAAGGCATCGAGTGGGCGTTGCGCGCGCTCGCGCTCCTGCGAGGCCTCGACCCGTCACCGACCTACACGATCGCCGGAAAGACCCACCCCAAGGTGCTGGAACACCAAGGCGAGGCCTATCGCAACCGCCTGTATGAACTCGCCGCCCGGATCGGGGTGTCCAAGGCCGTACGACACGACCCTGTCTACCGGGATCAGGACTCGCTGAGCCGACTCATCCGCTCGGCGGACGTCGTCGTGCTGCCCTATGACTCGGCGGAGCAGGTCACATCCGGCGTCCTCATCGAGGCCGTGGCCGCGGGCGTGCCGGTCGTCGCCACCTCCTTCCCCCACGCAGTGGAACTGCTCACCTGCGGTCCAGGACTTCTGGTCCCCCACGGCGACCCCGCAGCGCTCGCCTCCGCCGTACGCCGTGTCCTCACACAACCCGGGCTGGCCGACGATCTCACCGGCCGTACCCGCGCCCTGATCCCGACCCTGCTGTGGCCCGCGGTCGCAGCGCGATACGACGGCCTCGCCCGGTCGCTCCTCGCGCAGAGGCCGGCCGCGACGGCCGCGGTGCTGCCGTGA
- a CDS encoding PP2C family protein-serine/threonine phosphatase, whose protein sequence is MPESRKVVVDRSEGFGERLLGQLLDRAHAMPPQLIAPLVAEEVRRIGGRDVSILLLAYDQVMLVPLPGRGLMGGDPVPIDGSWAGEAFVSEARQEHPVADGIRMFLPLLDGSDEVGVMALTLSRVDDDDRRFLRRLAGLVADMLVIKNSYTDEFSRARRREPMSVSAEIQWSLLPPLSMAIPQVAVAGIMEPAYDVAGDSLDYALNDEVLHMAVIDAMGHGLNAAVLATVAIGAYRRARRANVGLAELYEFMDTAINEQFGPDQFVTAQMARLDIGSGYLEWVNAGHPAPLLIRGNRVIEALEGAGTRPVGFGGAAPQINTRQLMRHDRVLFYTDGLVEEHEIGGEQFGEERLINSIERVGPMTRSVQQMVRSLSHTLMRQRKGTTSDDATLFLVEWCGGTADHLAEVFDRSEHSADAVAGKAYHQPCSPAGRCRDDQTVLISETPQN, encoded by the coding sequence GTGCCGGAGAGCCGCAAGGTTGTGGTGGACCGGTCGGAAGGCTTCGGCGAGCGGCTGTTGGGGCAGTTGCTGGACCGGGCTCACGCTATGCCGCCACAGCTCATCGCTCCGTTGGTGGCGGAGGAGGTGCGCAGGATCGGTGGCCGGGATGTGTCGATCTTGCTGCTGGCCTATGACCAGGTGATGTTGGTGCCGCTGCCGGGCAGGGGGCTCATGGGGGGCGATCCCGTGCCCATTGACGGGTCATGGGCAGGTGAGGCTTTTGTCAGCGAGGCGAGGCAGGAGCATCCGGTGGCCGACGGCATCCGGATGTTCCTGCCGCTGCTTGATGGCAGTGACGAGGTCGGGGTGATGGCCCTGACCCTCAGCAGGGTCGACGACGACGACCGCCGATTTCTGCGACGGCTGGCCGGCCTGGTCGCCGATATGCTCGTCATCAAGAACAGCTATACAGACGAGTTCTCCCGGGCGCGGCGTCGCGAGCCGATGAGCGTGTCGGCGGAGATCCAGTGGTCGCTGTTGCCCCCGTTGTCCATGGCCATCCCGCAGGTCGCGGTTGCCGGGATCATGGAGCCGGCCTATGACGTCGCCGGGGATAGCTTGGATTACGCCCTCAACGACGAGGTCCTGCACATGGCCGTTATTGACGCGATGGGCCATGGTTTGAACGCCGCTGTGCTGGCGACCGTGGCCATTGGCGCCTATCGGCGTGCCAGGCGCGCCAACGTGGGGCTTGCCGAATTGTATGAATTCATGGATACCGCCATCAATGAGCAGTTCGGTCCCGATCAGTTCGTCACGGCGCAGATGGCGCGTCTGGATATCGGGTCGGGTTACTTGGAATGGGTCAACGCGGGACATCCGGCGCCGTTGCTGATCCGCGGCAACCGGGTCATTGAGGCGTTGGAAGGTGCGGGCACCCGACCGGTCGGTTTTGGCGGTGCCGCCCCGCAGATCAACACGCGCCAGCTCATGCGTCACGATCGGGTGCTGTTCTACACCGATGGTCTTGTCGAAGAGCACGAGATCGGTGGTGAGCAGTTCGGCGAAGAACGTCTGATCAACTCCATCGAGCGTGTCGGGCCCATGACGAGAAGCGTGCAGCAGATGGTACGAAGCCTTTCTCACACCCTGATGCGGCAGAGGAAGGGGACGACAAGTGATGACGCGACCCTCTTCCTGGTCGAATGGTGCGGCGGAACCGCCGACCACCTGGCCGAGGTCTTTGACCGTTCTGAACATTCTGCTGATGCGGTCGCGGGCAAGGCTTATCATCAGCCGTGCTCACCGGCCGGACGCTGCCGGGACGACCAGACGGTTCTGATCTCGGAGACGCCGCAAAACTGA